Genomic DNA from Terriglobales bacterium:
GCTGATCGTGGTGGCGATCATTCTGATCATCGCCGCGATCGCAATTCCGAACCTGCTGCGTTCGCGCATCGCCGCCAACGAATCGTCGGCGGTGGGCTCGATCCGCACGCTCAACACAGCTGAAGTCACCTACTCGTCCACCTATCCGGACCTGGGCTTCACTTGCACGCTCGCGAATCTTGGACCGCCGTCGGGTTCCGCTTCGGCGACCTCGACGTCCGCCGGCCTG
This window encodes:
- a CDS encoding pili assembly chaperone codes for the protein MIVVAIILIIAAIAIPNLLRSRIAANESSAVGSIRTLNTAEVTYSSTYPDLGFTCTLANLGPPSGSASATSTSAGLIDSVLASGAKSGYTFALTGCTAAGSSTILVTYQSQGVPVAIGQTGQRAFCSDQSGVIKYDSGGSGTTCTSSGSALQ